In Planococcus citri chromosome 4, ihPlaCitr1.1, whole genome shotgun sequence, the genomic window CCCATTTCCATAAGACTCTTTGAGGTAGCTTACTGAAAGCTCTTAAAAAAGCTATTCGTTTTGACTCTGGAAAAGTCTCCATTTTGAACAAAGATCCCATGCAGAAGTATATTACACCATGTTCCGATTCATCGATAAATTTCTGAATGTCCTACAAACAGTGGAAATTTATGcagttgaacaaaaaatcagAGAATTGAGAAGGCGGTATGAAAACCCTACGAGTAGGCATAAAATATCGTCTGCCTGCCCGAAAGAGCTTCATCAGGCATTGTGGATAAGATTTAGCATAATggtataattttcatatttttccagAATAGGTAAATGATACCTACgtacagtagacttccgattATCCGAACTAATTGGGGAATTGCGTTGTCCGGATAATTGaaaatccggataatacggattaatatttttttggttgaattttggtggaaaatgactgtttttttgatgataatggtgaatttttgtatttttttataaaaagtgcaaaggataaatttcatttcttcacaaaatagagaaaaacaaaccaaaaacaaagattaccaaaatttttgaccatgtacTTGTAAATAATTTGTGTATGtttgtccggataatacggattttGTTCGGATAATCAAAAAATCGGATAATagggaggattttttttcgttcggatAATACGGCTGTTCGGATAATCGGaggtcggataatcggaagtctactgtatttgaatacttacctattttccagattttcaaataaggtaaaaaaaaaataaaaaaataagaggGATACAAATACAAATTTATTTATGACATCTGATGAAGTCCCCTTATCAGCAATTCTCACCTCTGGTAACGGTTTCGCCTCAGTAATTTGCACCCCAGCGATTTGAATCATATTAGGAACCAAAGCAAAAGGAGCATTGAAACTGAAATGCGAAAACGAAAATATCAAACTGGTGTTTTTCGCTATTTCATCGAGTCTCGGAGTATCCGCACCAAATACCCTTTTGGCAATATCTTCGTTTCCAcgcgaataataaaaatacaacacCTCGACAAATAAATAGCATAAAGTATTATACAATCTTTGCAAAAACGTCGGATGAAATCGATCAAATTCTCCATCAGTATAAGGATACGGTATATAAGATGGATTACTCGGATTACCTATACGATCAGCTGCCCAAGGATAAACAGAAACAGGGCAAAATGCGATATGCTGTGCTTGGAACTTATGCACAAATCCCAAAATCACATCGCCGAAAAATAATTCGGTGATGACCAAATCGTAAGAATCGTTCGAATTCaagaatttcttcattttttcacattgaaacatTTGTTCCATTACCTCGACACCGCTTGAAAGCATCACATTGGTTTGTAGAAATGGATTACGATGGATATTCGCAGCATTTAAACCGAAACCCTCTGGAAAGTTGAAACATCCTGTTATTTCAACATCGGTGAAATTTTCCTGTGGTGTGTTCATTGGGAATGGATTAATCACGGTTAAATTATGTCCTCTTCTGGCCAGCTCCTTCATGACGGATTGGTATATAATGTAATGACTTTTGAGATTCAGTGGAAACACTCCTAAAATATTGGCACATTGCGAATCGGTCACCAACACTAATAATATAAATACTGTCCACATTGtgttttttactttcatttaaaaaaaaaaattgcagctcTATAAGCACTTAACTTCGTATTTAACTAATACCTACTGAATGTAGCAGGTAGGTAAGCGTGTCCGTCACATTATAAACCTTCTTGAATATTACAGATAGACCTACTGCATAATACAGTGTGATGAAGGCAACTGTCCTAGTCAAGTTCAAATTGCAATTAAACTTGTTTTATGTGAATCGTTGAAGAGAAAtttagacctacctacttattacctGCATGACACCAGCATAATTATTGACATACGATATCACTTTAAGGAATAATTACAACCAAAAATGATTGTtataggtagatataggtatCTTATAAAACGTGTTTTGTTTTACTTCGctcaagattttatttttctaaaaagtattTAATAAGTTAAATATAataaatagatacctatttattatttttacacaaTTGGGTAGATATTTTTATGTACTTTCATTATACAGTCTCCtccatgtacatattttgagtaaatacagattttttttttttcaaaactcgttgaagcatgattttttcccctgaaaaaggcgttttttcgctattgtcaGCAAGGCAAGTGGGGTGGGGGGAATTTTTTGgctccgatattttttttaatggtacccaacaatgtttcatcaaaatttcagaaatccgaggacaggggcatttcactcattttacccaggaatacccttcaAGCCATCTTGatataagcacaaatacttctgcacgtgtagttttacgatcacgcggtataaatgaattttcaattacacaattcttgggtaaaatttcaagctgaacaacttggttctcttcaatttccgccatttgtccatatttttggagaaaaacgtaaaaaacgtaattttttgagcttttgagcttgacccaccactccaaatggccggatgatgacttctatagaaagtagacctaaagatacatatttgacgaaaaaatcgttttggtatgttttttcgttccggagtaatgtcgatttaaagttttcttttgtccgcccgtctccccccatgcgatgaaaaattctgaaaaaattcagggaggtacccccatgtacactctaactatattcgtttacagaataaatttatcttaattactcgctgatgcagaatttttcccctgaaaaacgtgttttttggtCCCCCTCGCtgagggggtggggtggggagtgggctatgggcccaaaattattttttgggggtactaaacataccctgtgaatTTTATCACCATCcaaggttaagggcattttgcctatcttatccagGGGTGCCCTTTGCCGTTACCTAgtgtaatatttttctcatgttttatttcaaaggtatgaaaaaaagctcatcaaacaaaaaatattttctattctGCGATTTCAAGTTGATGAAATCAAGAAATCGAGAATTTGAGAATAAGTGAAATGACAAGAACAAAATAATGTGTCCTTGCCCTTGCCTTGCCTCATTGGGCATGCAACTCGCTGACGTCAACCGGATTTAAATCTGCAATAATTACTTATACgtatctacctatctaaatCTACATAACTACATACCTATATCCATAAAATCTTTAATCTTAAAgcaaatacatactcgtatgcacttggtacctactcgtacttcacGTTTTAACAAAATTGTCAATGTTAGATATGTGTCAAGTTTGTGCATCAATTCGAATTTGAGccagccaatttttttttcattcaaattcctGTAATACACAACccatgtaggtaaggtacctagcGAATCTACAGTGTTTATTTTACTTAGTACAGTTTGTGCAggtcgatattttttttaaatttatttgttaGACAACGTTTTAGCCATTTCTTTCAGAATCGGTCTAGCAATTTTTCCGGATGCAGTTTTTGGTAGATTGTCTAAGAACTTGACTCCTCCGCGCAGTTTTTTAACGTCTCCGAGAGTCGACGAAGACAGCTGCACGAGTTCATCTTCCGTAACCTAAGTATATGTAAAAGCACACACGAAAAAATGAATGCCCTATTGCAAAGCTTATAGAAACTATTGACAAAATATTACTTTAGATTCTGGAATCTTTTTAACAAAAGCTACAGGCCAATTTCCGTCGTACTCGTGTGGGATGGCCACCACCGACGCCTCTATAACATCCGGATGGGAGAGCAGAACTTCCTCAATTTCACTCGGGGAAACTTGATAGAGTCGATACTTCATCACTTCGGCCATTCTATCCACAAAGAAAATCTCGCCATCCTCGTTATAATATACTTTGTCTCCACTGCACAACCAACCTATCGATTAGAAATATTAAGGTATCAGACCAAATTATTGAGCTAAGATTTGTATTTATGATAATGTAAGAACGAGTGGTTTTACGTACCCTCGTTGTCGAAAGCCTCCTTTGTCgccttttgatttttgtagtaGCCAAGCATTATGAACGGTGATTTGATGCGCAGTTCACCGGGCTCGTTGGGTCCGAGGGCTCGACAGGTTTCCGGATCCACTATTTTCAATTGCACGCAAGATGAGGGAAAACCTACCGAATTAGGGTTTTTTGTAAAGTTGGTTTGTTTCGTGACGCAGCGTCCTGTTTCCGACAtgcctgttgaaaaaaattatttcagctcAATCACAATACCAGCCGCATTTCAAATAACTCACCGTATCCTTGCAATACTACAGCGTTTGGTATAATCTGTTTAAACTCTTCGAAAAtcttaatatttattttatagcCTGTGGTCATTACAAACATTACTGAATCAAGTTTAAACTTTTTGTAAGCTAGGGATTTGCACAAGAGAGTTATCGTTACTGGTGACAAATACAATCTGTTAATCTGAAATGAATaggaaaacaataaaaatcctatggtttttaaaaagtagaacaTGATTTTAACGATGAGCAAGTGTAGGTAATCAAACCTTATACTTTTCAATCACGCGGCAAGTATCCTCAATCTCAGTGCTTGCGTGTAAAACACGCGTACCCAGCGACAGGATGCTCTGTAAGGTGAATATGAAACCGGATATCCAATGGGTAGTCGTGTACCAGAGCGCCACATGTGTCATGGAAATCGGCGAGAAGGACTGAACCATCTTCAGAATATTACCATAGGAGTGCATGACACCTTTAGGCATGCCGCTACTGCCCGACGATAAAATGACCAACGCAGTCTCGCGTGGGTCCTCAACCGCATGTGGACGAAATTCACTAACTTCCTGTTCGAATTGCTGCTGAGTTATATCATGTAGGGACTGGATACCCGGGAAAGTGCCAAAGACGATCATCTTAGTGTTTACATCCTCAAGTTTTGCGGCCTCAAGTAGAGTCTCGACGGCGCTCTCGCAGGCGAATATCACTTTTGGCTGTAGCAGCTGTATGAAGTGTCTTGCTGACTCTACAAAAACAAAATCGCACCCATGCTTTATAATGATctaatcaacttgaaattattccaaAGGCTTTACTTAAAGTGATGTCGTGACTCCAAGCATTATAAATGGCGCCGTTGTAGTAGATGGCCAGAAATGGAGCGTAAACTTCCAGGTGATTGTGCGTACACAGAGTCACCAGGTCACCACAGCCAATTCCCTGCTTCCTTAGCCATAATCCGCAGCGCACGCTGACATCACGCATCTCGGCAAAAGTTGTTTGTTTTCCTGTTGTAGCATCAATCtaagttaatttttaaacaaaagaaTGATTTGTTAACAAcgaatttgaatgaaacttgcaaGAATTAAGTTACTTAGGTTTCTATGTAAATATTACCAACCTGTGCTACATGATCTGGCTTGCTATTTAgcatatttaaaataatttcaccaaTATCATGTGTATGCACGAACGGCTCATCGAAACCTGTTAGTATGTTATTATTATAGTCTATGGAAAAACTATTATTTCTGTCCTGTaaacataataaaaatacatgaaatttattaaatgcacctgtacctatgtactttgaaTAATAAACAAACTGAAGGTACGAGTATACATACATAGCTGTCATTGATTTGCAAATGCATTGttgcaaaatgaacaaattcTAACAAAAAGTATTACCTATCCTTAATAATGCACGCTGAGCTTGCACTTGCACTTGTGATGTTTTTCTACTAAAGTAATGTATGTATTCGTTTAAGACTTCCAATAAAGATGGGTTGTACATTATGTTTTATCAATGTTCGAGCTAGATAATTGAAGATCTACCTACTAAGGtgttaagttgaaaaattgataactatCGAAACGGATTATTAATCGTTCTCTCAAGTTATAATTTACTTATACAGTAAAACCTTGATAAGTGCAAGTTCGCATGAAGTGCAACAAAAATGTAATCCCCGTCCCTACATGCAGTCAATTTACCATGTAAATTCACCTTCATAAGTGCAAATAgtaacctcgataagtgcaacaattttttggcagtaGAAAGCACTTTCACCTCTATATACAGGAGGCTCTCGATTATCCGACTccgaattatccgacttttATGTTATCCGGTACTAATTTATCCGACTTCCATTTCACATTATCCGACGCaacaaggtcggataatccaaaattttaaataaaccccctaattttttattttggaatgcGTAAAAATATGCAGTATGCGACGTTTTGTATTCTAACGGTATTAcctatttttcttgaaatcgaCTCAATTTACTTTAAAAAGTTATATAATTTGAGTCtgtatttaattttcagtaatttcagtcatgtacatacaaaagtatattatttttgtttattcgtggttttttcaattcattgtttctattttgagccaaaacttgattttctggatgaaaaattgtcttctcaagcttatgcacttcatttctacgcaagaaactttcattttggattgcgacttttttggtatccgacccaccttacctcccccctccccccaatttggtCGGATAATCGAGAGACTTCTGTAAGTGCACGTTGCTGTACGTTTCACCTCTATATGTGCAAAATTACCtcataataaaaattgtaccataaactggggtaacattgaaattgCGGagtaacattgaagggtgcaGTTTTTCATCACATTATGCTCCATGGCGCGggcggtggaactatgaagaATGGAGCAATTCTGACACCAGAATGGGtagagtacactttggcagttatttttcctattttatcattttcaactagtggttccaacaccaATAAAAAAGCAAGTGAAGAAAAGTgatgttttaattaattttaattaatgtgaaaagcttggtgtctggaattttgaattttcaaataatgagtcaagtgacattatagatgtgttggtacacctcctgactacaaattagcgcatttgttcatgtggGAAAGTTCTTtcctgaggagtaaaaaaataatattcaaactggggtaactttgaaggctataaaaaaaaatcatgaaatttcagtaaaattggccaaaaatgcatgaaaatgcttaaaaacttgttaaaaatgatgtgaaaacttgaCAAACAGCTCtacaatcattgaaaaatcataaaattcggtcaaaatggccaaaatgcttgaaaaatgcctgaaaactagacaattttcaaattatcattttggagcactctttcataaattcaataattatgaatatggatcattttgtaagtGCTTGACACATATTAAGTGACCAAGAAAgtaaatattcatatttttgataatttttgaccttgagtgaagcacatttcaagggaccttcaaagttaccccaaatgccgcgctgggtaactttgaagggcacttcttttggctcttgtgcttgacaggaaaaaggtaggcaacttctgtaaacgccaaaacgtagtgctgacatagcttcATCAAAAtcaccacacacatttcccctacctccgctattcatacctctaaacatgaaaaattctgaaaaatccttcaatgttaccccagtttacagtattttttaaatttgagagatttagatttgttttgaaatttgtatacttaggtaaaaaaaaagggttattttttgaaatttttgccggGTGCGTTGCACCAGTGAAAATCTTTGCCCAATGCAAGCGCCTGCTTGCACATGGGCTTCCGCCGGCCCTGCATAATATGAACAAATTCACTGCTATAATATTGACAATTTGACTATGAGCAACAAGGAAGTGTCAACCCAACCTTAAGTACTGAAGATACATCCGCAGCATCCAGGTACAGATACCCGATGCTTGCAGATATATCAGTGTTACCAATGTTGACTCTCCAGAATACTACAAATAAGTACATCAGGCATGGTATAGTATATCACAcagtattgaaataatttcaacaaaattataaatcgtCTATTTTTTCCtgcttacatttttttccatcatgagTGTAGGGGGAGAATGGGAGAACAAAAAAGAGAGTACGTGCACAAAAGAGCACCTACAACGCAATGAAGCATGAACAATTGACACCACTTTcacctctccccctccctccaaagcaaagtggtcgattttcatttccccaGGCCTACCaaaatggtttttcaaaaatttggggggagggggagcaCGAAAAAAGAGTACGTGCACAAAAAAACATACGCGATTGAAACCACTTTCACCCCCCTACCTGCCATACTCAACAGCGCCGACGAGAAGTGAGAGTTACTGTTACTGCAGCGACAACGACGTATCGAAATCGTAAATTATAACTTGACTTGACGCCTTAATATAATCTTTATTTATCTAGCTCGAGCATTGATAAAACATAACCCATTTTTAGTGGAAGTCTTAACTCTTGAACGAATAAACTACTTCAGTAGAAAAACATCACGAGTGCAAGTTCagcatgtaagtacatattattaagGATAATACTTTTTGTTAGAATTTATTCATATTGTAACAATGTATTTGCAAATCAATGACAGCTGTGCACGAGTATGTATACCTTCTGTTTGTTTACTACCCGGTAAACACACCGAACGCGAATCGCCGGCGGAAATCGCGGTCGCGaaaatcgcgttcgattcgccggcgaatagaaggcagaaatcgcagtgaaaaaaataaaaaatctcgttgcaaaaatcgtaggcgtatcgcgggcgaatagacggcggaaatcgcagagaaaaaaatgaaacaactcgttgcgaaaatcgtaggcgtatcgccggcggattcagcagtgatattttcaacgcgatactcgcgttctatccgccggcgaatcgaacgcgacaatcgcgctgaaaaaatttgaaaaaaacactgctgaatccgccggcgatacgcctacgaatttcgcaacgatctttttcatttttttcagcgcgatttccgcggtctattcgtcggcgaatagaaggcgaatttagtagagttcttttacaatatttttcatgcgattttcgcatttgtttcgcgttcaatcgagtgagcattcagatgttcttacgcaagcatgcaataacgagcagaatgttgtgtttttttttatcttttcgttcgtgtttatttcaaattggttttctggtgttgaattttgattaatttttttggagtgataacgaacaattttttttcgtggtgtgtacatagaataaatttttcggcgatgagtcagattggaatttttttgtgattatttctaatgaattttttttagcaatttttgacacttttttgtgatttttaaaataaatttttcactgtattgattcaaatttaatttttttatttagcttggaatttttcatggtgattttgaactgttttttagtgatgaattctgataaatttttgatgatttcgaatggattttgtatggtgacttagaataattattctaaatctccataatccaatttttgtgtttttggttattttaataaattacaattgatgttgttgcattcttgtgtgaagtgatttacccaagtataggtacttcatcgttttttcttttgttatttcctagtttgtcttcctacatcagaatcagaaagcattcttcacttaat contains:
- the LOC135844656 gene encoding uncharacterized protein LOC135844656, with translation MHLQINDSYDRNNSFSIDYNNNILTGFDEPFVHTHDIGEIILNMLNSKPDHVAQIDATTGKQTTFAEMRDVSVRCGLWLRKQGIGCGDLVTLCTHNHLEVYAPFLAIYYNGAIYNAWSHDITLKSARHFIQLLQPKVIFACESAVETLLEAAKLEDVNTKMIVFGTFPGIQSLHDITQQQFEQEVSEFRPHAVEDPRETALVILSSGSSGMPKGVMHSYGNILKMVQSFSPISMTHVALWYTTTHWISGFIFTLQSILSLGTRVLHASTEIEDTCRVIEKYKINRLYLSPVTITLLCKSLAYKKFKLDSVMFVMTTGYKINIKIFEEFKQIIPNAVVLQGYGMSETGRCVTKQTNFTKNPNSVGFPSSCVQLKIVDPETCRALGPNEPGELRIKSPFIMLGYYKNQKATKEAFDNEGWLCSGDKVYYNEDGEIFFVDRMAEVMKYRLYQVSPSEIEEVLLSHPDVIEASVVAIPHEYDGNWPVAFVKKIPESKVTEDELVQLSSSTLGDVKKLRGGVKFLDNLPKTASGKIARPILKEMAKTLSNK